Below is a window of Sulfitobacter sp. SK012 DNA.
GCCGTCGCTGCTGGTAATCGCCCGATTTTGGTCAAACCACATCCGCGCACCGCTGACCCAGAAACTTTGGCCCATGTCGAAAAACTCGCCAAAGCCCACCCGAATGTGCAGATCGTTGATGCCCATATCCACGACATGCTGGCCAGCGCTGCGCTGACCTGTTCGATCAGCTCTAGCGTGTCTCTTGAGGGGATGATGCACCGCAAACCCGCGCTGCTGTTCGGTATGACCGACTTTCACCACATCGCCCGAACCATTCACCAAACGGACGACGTCGCGGCGGCGCTGGATTGGGCGTTGGAGGTTGGGTCAAATTTGCCTTACGCGGCGTTCCTACATTGGTTCTTGCAAAAAAACTGCATCAACATGGGCCGCGATGACTGGTTCGATCGTATTTTGGCGCGGGTAGGTCTTGATGTTAACCAAGGGTAGCCCGCGCCAAATGCGCTGTAACTCTGCGGTATTAGTCTTCCATTGCCTCAAGCTCATCAATAAATCCTGAGATCATCGACAATCCCTTGTCCCAGAACGCCGGATCAGTGGCATCCAAACCAAACGGGGCCAAAAGCTCTTTGTGGTGCTTGGAACCGCCTGCTTTGAGCATGTCGAAATATTTGTCCTCAAAACCTTCGGCCCCATCGGCATATTCCGCATAGAGCGCGTTCACCAACCCATCGCCAAATGCATAGGCGTAGACGTAGAAGGGCGAATGGACGAAATGCGGGATATAGGCCCAGAAGGTCTCGTACCCGTCCATGAACTCGAATGCTGGTCCAAGGCTCTCGGCCTGAACGGACATCCACAGCGCGTTAATATCATCTGGTGTTAGCTCACCTGTGCGTCGTGCGGCATGCAATTTGCACTCAAAATCATAGAACGCGATCTGGCGCACGACAGTGTTGATCATATCCTCAACTTTGCCAGCGAGCAGGATCCTGCGCTCGGACTTGGTCTTGGCCCCATCCAGCATCTTGCGGAATGTCAGCATCTCGCCAAATACGCTTGCTGTTTCGGCCAACGTCAGCGGGGTAGAGGAAAGCATTTCGCCTTGTTCAGCGGCCAATACCTGATGCACGCCGTGGCCCAATTCATGCGCAAGGGTCATCACGTCGCGCGGTTTGCCCAAGTAATTCAGCATCACATAAGGGTGCACATTCGTCACCGTGGGGTGCGCGAATGCACCAGGAGCCTTGCCTGGCTTCACGGCCGCATCAATCCAGCCTTCGCTGAAGAACGGAGCCGCGATTTCGCCCATGCGTGGATCAAACGCGGTATACGCATCCATCACAGTCTTTTCTGCACTTTCCCAATCCAAAATCCGCGGATCTTCCATGGGCAGTGGCGCATTGCGATCCCAAACCTGCATCACGTCCAAACCCAGCCATTTGCGTTTTAGCTCGTAGTAGCGGTGGCTCAACTTTGGATAGGCCTCGACCACTGCATTGCGCAGGGCCTCGACAACTTCGGGTTCGACCTGATTGGAGAGGTGCCGGCCCATCTGCGCCGTTTCCATGCCGCGCCAGCGATCTAGGATTTCCTTTTCCTTTGCTTGGGTGTTGTGCACACGGGCAAAGGTTTTGATGTTGCTGCCAAAAACATCGGCCAATTCATGCGCCGCCGCCTCGCGGACCTCACGTTTGGGGTCAGTCAGCAAGTCCAAGACACCTTCGATATTCAACAGGTCGCCGTCGACCTCAAATTCCAGCCCGGCGATGGTCTCGTCAAACATCCGTTCCCATGCGTCGCCAACGACGCCCAAATCATGCAGGAACTTTTCCATCTCATCAGACAGCTGGTATTTTTTCATTGCTCGGATGTTGTCGAATATCGGCTTGTAGCGGGCCAAATCAGCGTTCTTTGACAGCAACCCCGCAAGGTGGTCATCCTCGAGCCGGTTCAATTCCAGCGTAAAGAAAACCAGTGGGGTGGTGAAGTTGGTGATCTTTTCCTGAACGTCGGACATGAATTTTGCGCGGTCCGCGTCGGTGGTCAGCTGGTAATAGCGCAGGCCGGCGAATGACATGATGCGCCCAGCGATCTGGCTAATCTTTTCATTGCGCAACACACAATCGAGCAGTCCCGCAGCATCCAGCGCTTCTAGCTTACCTTCGTAATCTTCGGCAAAGCGGGCGCAGGCATTTTCGAGCCAGTCCAGATCGCGCTTTAGCTCGGGCGCGTCCTCGCCGGTGTAAAGATCATCGAGGTTCCACTCAGGCAACCGACCCAGCGGCGAGTCACCGCCCGTTGCATTGGCATCAAAAACGGGGAAGGGCAGCTTGAACATGGATCAGACCTCATATTGGTTTCGCTTTATCTAATGTCCCGAAGGGAGCACGACAAGCAGCGAAAGCCCTGAGTGTGTTCAACAATTGTTCAAAAGCCGCATCGATCTGGATTTCTCAATGCAGGAGTTCAGAATATTTGACGCCCATCTGCACATCGGCGTCTGGATTATCCATAAATACGGAGCATTTCTGTGAGGTCTTCCAGGGTGTTGGCTTCTTGTAGCGTTTTGTCTTTGCACCAGCGCAATATGCGCGGAAACCGTAAAGTCACGCCCGATTTATGGCGTGGGCTGACTTGGATGCCGTCAAAGGCGATCTCGAAAACATGCTCTGGTGTGACTTGGCGCACGGGCCCAAAGCGTTGCGTTGTGTTTTTGCGCACCCATGCCGTGATCTCGCGGCGCTCGGCGTCCGTGAGGGTAAACTCGGCCTTGGTAAAGGGGACCAGATCATTGCCGCTGCGCACCGCGAATGTGAAGTCGGTGAACAGGTTCGCATGCTGCTCCGATCCGGCTTGTGCATAGATCATAACCGCGTCGATGGTGAGCGGTGCGACCGTCCATTTCCACCACGCGCCATTCTCGCGATCTGCCAAATACGGGCTTTGGGCGCGTTTGAGCATGAGCCCTTCGGCATGAGCTGCGCGGGCGGTGTCGCGGAAATGGGCGAGGTCATTCCACGTGGTAAACTCAAGCTGTGGAGACAGGCGTACCGGCGCTTCAGACGGCAGATCGGCACAGGCAGCCTCAAGCATGGCACGGCGTTCTGCAAAAGGGCGTGCGCGGACATCGTTGCCTTGCCATTCCAGCAGATCATAGGCTTGCAACACGACTGGCGCATCGTACAGCAGCTTTTTGGGTGCGGTTTTGCGGCCAATTCGGGACTGCAGCGCCTGAAAGGACGCGGGATGCGTGGCACCGGGATACCAGACCAGTAACTCGCCATCCAGAACGGTGCCAGCCGGCAGAAAATCGAGCCCGCGGGCAAGCTCTGGGAAGCGGTCGGTCATGAGTTCGTTGCTGCGCGACCAAACGGAATGTTCGCCACTGCGCAGGATCAATTGACCGCGAATGCCGTCCCATTTCCATTCGGCGTGCCAATCGGCTTCGCTTCCAAGCGTCTCGGGATCACCCTCCAACTGGTCCGCAAGGTGGAATGGATAGGGGCGCGCGGCGTCGGCGTTGATATCTTCGGCCTCAAACAGTTCATACCAACTGGTATCGTCGGGATGCCAATCGCCCATAAGACGGTGCGCAAGTTCCACCTTGTCGCGATCCGTTGCGCGGGCCAGGGCGCGGGTCATGAGCTTTTGGCTGACTTCGACGCGCATGCCGCCCGTGACAAGTTTATTAAAGATGAAGCGTTCGGTTCCGCCAAGCGTGGCCCATGCGTCCTGTACAAAGGCCTTTTTCGTCGCTTCAGTTGCCTTGTTGAGGTCACGTAAGGCACTGATCCAATATGATAATGATCTGTCGTCTGTTGTTTTATTGGGCGGTAAAACCAAGGCGATGGTTTCGGCCAAATCGCCAGCAATGGAGTGGCATTCATCAAACAACCAAAGCGGGATATCCGCCGCGTCCACACCCCAGTCGCGCAACTTGGCTGTGGTGACGGCACGCTTGGGGCGGCGACCTGAAAATAATGCGATTGCCCAAAGCCTGTCTGCTTCGGTGGCGGTGTTGAAATACTCTGCCAAAGCGTTGACCTGGGCCGCGGTTTTTGTGCTTTGGTCAATTGTATTGAACAAGCTGGCAAAGCGTTTCATGCCGCCTGTCCATCATCGAGCGTCTCAGCTTCGAATTTTGTGGGAACAACCTGTGCATTCCATCCATTTTCGTTAAGGTGTCGCGTGAATTTATCCGTGTAACCATGTGTAACGTATATATTTTCAGCTTGCGATTCTTTGACCGCCCAAAGCAGTCCATCCCAATCGGCATGGTCCGATATGACAAACCCTCGGTCGCCGGAACGCCGTCGCCGTACCCCGCGCAAGGCCATCCAACCAGAGGCAAAACCAACTTCATGTGCCCCAAAGCGGCCTATTGCAGTGCTACCAAAAGCAGAGGGCGGTGCCAGCATTAATGCGCCGGGATGTTCTTTGGGGGCGGTACTTGGCGTCATCAACGTGGTGTCCGGGAGGTTAAACCCCTGACCTCGAAGGATTGTATTAGTTTTCTCTATGGCGCTATGGGTCAGGATTGAGCCAATCGCGGGGTCGAGCATCGTTAACAGACGCTGCGCCTTGCCCAGCGAATATGCCCCCAACACAGCAACCTTGCCTGCAGCCGCGCAGCCTGCCCACCATGTGTTTAGCTCGGCCGCGACCTCGCTTTGCGGAGCCCAACGATAGATAGGCAGGCCAAATGTGCTTTCGGTGATGAAATGGTGGCATTTGACGGGGGCAAAAGGTTCGGACAGCCCATCGTCGATGACCTTGTAGTCGCCTGACGCAACCCAGACCTCGCCTGCGACCTCAACTCTGATCTGGGCGGAGCCGGGCACATGGCCTGCGGGATGAAAAGACACACGCGCATCACCAATCTGGCGGGTTTCTTCGAAATTAGTGCCTTCGGCTGAAATTGTACCAAGGCGGTGGCGAATGACGGGCAGGGCGGCATGGGTAGCAAGGTAATGGCCCATCCCTGGGCGGGCGTGATCGGCGTGGCCATGCGTGATCAACGCGCGATCCACAGAGCGCCATGGATCGATATAGAAATCGCCTGCTGGGCAGTAGATGCCTTTCGGCGTGAATTGAAGGACCTTTGAGCGTGTCATAGTGGGCAATCTAGCGGATATGACCGCCCAGCCCAGTCCTCAGGCGCTCATTGCGTTGAAAAAGAGCTTTGCGATCTTGTCGTAGGCCGGAGTGCGTATGGCTTCGACCTCCATCAAGACCTCGTGCTCGCCGCCTGGCATGGTCTCAAGCGTGCCGCCCTTCCAGTTGTCCATTTGCGCCACGATACGGTCGACATCGACGATGCGTTCGTTCTTACAAACAAATGAAATGCACGGCAGATTTGGTGCTTGGCGTTCGGCCAGATGTTTTGTTTCGCGCAGCGCCGCCCCAAGCCATTGATAGCTGGGCCCGCCAAGCGCCAAATCCGGATGTGCCAAAATCTGGTCGCGCATCATGTAAAACATCTCGCGGTCCGTCGTTAGCGAGTTGTTTTCAAAAGGTTGGTTGGCCACGTATGGTTCAAGCGTGGTGCCGGGCGGGTTGAGGTGGCCCTTGCCGATGCGCGGCATGAGTTCGGTCAATCCCTTTGCCGCGAGCCGTAAATGTGGCGCGATCTGAATGCCCCACATCGGCGCGGTAAAGGCCACGGCCAGAACAGGCAGGCGTTCCATCACAGCCCGTAGGCCGATGCAGCCTCCCATCGAATGAGCGAGCATAAAATATGGCCGAGGTAGGCCCAGCGTGCGGGCCGCGCGCATCATCGTGGCTAAGTCTTTTTGATAGTCGGGAAACGTCTCAACATGCCCAATCAGACGGTTGTCCAGCAACCTGTCGGCCAAGCCTTGTCCGCGCCAGTCGATGCACAACGTCGCGAACCCGCGATTTGCCAACTCTGTCGCCGCAGGGCCATATTTTTCAATGTATTCAGAGCGCCCGGGCAACACTAAAACTGTGCCACGGGCATTTTTGTGAGGCCATGCGGCAAGCCTGATCTGTTTGCCATCCGACGTATTTGCCCAATAGGCCGCACCGCTGGCGGGGCCTGGGTGTACGTCGGTAAACAGAGGAGCTATCGGCAGGGACATGTGGGCGGCGTATCAGGCCAGCGCGGACGCAAGCTTCATCGCCATGCCCATGTCGCCGTCGACCTTAAGCTTGCCGGTCATGAATGCGGAGGTGGGGTTAGTGTCGCCTGACAGGATGCCTTGGAACGTCTCAACATCGGCGCTGAGGGTCACATCGGCTTCTTCATCAGCGGCGCGCGCGCCTGTGTCGTCCATCATGACGGCACCTTCGCCCTCGATGGCAAACTTCGCGGTGCCGCCGAAATCGGCTCCGGTTAGTTTTTCGTTCAAAACTGTTACAGCTTGGTCAATAATATCGCTCATCTTTAGCCCTTTTTTGGCAAGCGGCTGCCAAGGGGTCTGGAAATGCGGCGGCAGCCTGTTACATTCACTTTTGTTATGCGTCTGAACCCCGTCAACCTCAAACGTCACCTTACGGCACTTGGTGCAGCTTTGTTGCTGTGCGGTGCCGTA
It encodes the following:
- a CDS encoding M3 family oligoendopeptidase produces the protein MFKLPFPVFDANATGGDSPLGRLPEWNLDDLYTGEDAPELKRDLDWLENACARFAEDYEGKLEALDAAGLLDCVLRNEKISQIAGRIMSFAGLRYYQLTTDADRAKFMSDVQEKITNFTTPLVFFTLELNRLEDDHLAGLLSKNADLARYKPIFDNIRAMKKYQLSDEMEKFLHDLGVVGDAWERMFDETIAGLEFEVDGDLLNIEGVLDLLTDPKREVREAAAHELADVFGSNIKTFARVHNTQAKEKEILDRWRGMETAQMGRHLSNQVEPEVVEALRNAVVEAYPKLSHRYYELKRKWLGLDVMQVWDRNAPLPMEDPRILDWESAEKTVMDAYTAFDPRMGEIAAPFFSEGWIDAAVKPGKAPGAFAHPTVTNVHPYVMLNYLGKPRDVMTLAHELGHGVHQVLAAEQGEMLSSTPLTLAETASVFGEMLTFRKMLDGAKTKSERRILLAGKVEDMINTVVRQIAFYDFECKLHAARRTGELTPDDINALWMSVQAESLGPAFEFMDGYETFWAYIPHFVHSPFYVYAYAFGDGLVNALYAEYADGAEGFEDKYFDMLKAGGSKHHKELLAPFGLDATDPAFWDKGLSMISGFIDELEAMED
- a CDS encoding ATP-dependent DNA ligase gives rise to the protein MKRFASLFNTIDQSTKTAAQVNALAEYFNTATEADRLWAIALFSGRRPKRAVTTAKLRDWGVDAADIPLWLFDECHSIAGDLAETIALVLPPNKTTDDRSLSYWISALRDLNKATEATKKAFVQDAWATLGGTERFIFNKLVTGGMRVEVSQKLMTRALARATDRDKVELAHRLMGDWHPDDTSWYELFEAEDINADAARPYPFHLADQLEGDPETLGSEADWHAEWKWDGIRGQLILRSGEHSVWSRSNELMTDRFPELARGLDFLPAGTVLDGELLVWYPGATHPASFQALQSRIGRKTAPKKLLYDAPVVLQAYDLLEWQGNDVRARPFAERRAMLEAACADLPSEAPVRLSPQLEFTTWNDLAHFRDTARAAHAEGLMLKRAQSPYLADRENGAWWKWTVAPLTIDAVMIYAQAGSEQHANLFTDFTFAVRSGNDLVPFTKAEFTLTDAERREITAWVRKNTTQRFGPVRQVTPEHVFEIAFDGIQVSPRHKSGVTLRFPRILRWCKDKTLQEANTLEDLTEMLRIYG
- a CDS encoding ligase-associated DNA damage response exonuclease; the protein is MTRSKVLQFTPKGIYCPAGDFYIDPWRSVDRALITHGHADHARPGMGHYLATHAALPVIRHRLGTISAEGTNFEETRQIGDARVSFHPAGHVPGSAQIRVEVAGEVWVASGDYKVIDDGLSEPFAPVKCHHFITESTFGLPIYRWAPQSEVAAELNTWWAGCAAAGKVAVLGAYSLGKAQRLLTMLDPAIGSILTHSAIEKTNTILRGQGFNLPDTTLMTPSTAPKEHPGALMLAPPSAFGSTAIGRFGAHEVGFASGWMALRGVRRRRSGDRGFVISDHADWDGLLWAVKESQAENIYVTHGYTDKFTRHLNENGWNAQVVPTKFEAETLDDGQAA
- a CDS encoding alpha/beta fold hydrolase, with product MSLPIAPLFTDVHPGPASGAAYWANTSDGKQIRLAAWPHKNARGTVLVLPGRSEYIEKYGPAATELANRGFATLCIDWRGQGLADRLLDNRLIGHVETFPDYQKDLATMMRAARTLGLPRPYFMLAHSMGGCIGLRAVMERLPVLAVAFTAPMWGIQIAPHLRLAAKGLTELMPRIGKGHLNPPGTTLEPYVANQPFENNSLTTDREMFYMMRDQILAHPDLALGGPSYQWLGAALRETKHLAERQAPNLPCISFVCKNERIVDVDRIVAQMDNWKGGTLETMPGGEHEVLMEVEAIRTPAYDKIAKLFFNAMSA
- a CDS encoding SCP2 sterol-binding domain-containing protein; its protein translation is MSDIIDQAVTVLNEKLTGADFGGTAKFAIEGEGAVMMDDTGARAADEEADVTLSADVETFQGILSGDTNPTSAFMTGKLKVDGDMGMAMKLASALA